One window of the Amia ocellicauda isolate fAmiCal2 chromosome 18, fAmiCal2.hap1, whole genome shotgun sequence genome contains the following:
- the gnb1a gene encoding guanine nucleotide-binding protein G(I)/G(S)/G(T) subunit beta-1: MSELDQLRQEAEQLKNQIRDARKACADATLSQITANIDPVGRIQMRTRRTLRGHLAKIYAMHWGTDSRLLVSASQDGKLIIWDSYTTNKVHAIPLRSSWVMTCAYAPSGNYVACGGLDNICSIYNLKTREGNVRVSRELAGHTGYLSCCRFLDDNQIVTSSGDTTCALWDIETGQQTTTFAGHTGDVMSLSLAPDARLFVSGACDASAKLWDIREGMCRQTFTGHESDINAICFFPNGNAFATGSDDATCRLFDLRADQELMVYSHDNIICGITSVAFSKSGRLLLAGYDDFNCNVWDTLKADRAGVLAGHDNRVSCLGVTDDGMAVATGSWDSFLKIWN; the protein is encoded by the exons ATGAGCGAACTCGACCAGCTGCGCCAGGAGGCTGAGCAGCTCAAGAACCAGATCAGA gaTGCACGGAAAGCTTGTGCAGATGCCACTTTGTCTCAG ATTACAGCTAACATAGATCCAGTTGGTCGGATTCAAATGCGCACTAGGCGAACATTGAGGGGTCATCTGGCTAAAATCTATGCCATGCACTGGGGCACCGATTCTAG GCTGTTAGTGAGTGCCTCCCAGGATGGCAAACTAATAATCTGGGACAGCTATACAACAAACAAG GTCCACGCCATCCCCCTGCGCTCTTCCTGGGTGATGACCTGTGCATATGCCCCTTCTGGAAACTATGTAGCTTGTGGTGGACTGGATAACATTTGCTCAATTTACAACCTGAAAACTCGCGAGGGGAACGTCCGTGTGAGCCGTGAATTAGCTGGACACACAG GTTACCTGTCTTGCTGTCGCTTTCTGGATGACAACCAGATTGTAACCAGCTCTGGAGACACCACCTG TGCTCTGTGGGATATTGAGACTGGCCAGCAGACGACTACATTTGCTGGCCACACTGGTGATGTCATGAGCCTCTCCTTGGCACCGGATGCCAGGTTATTTGTTTCTGGTGCTTGTGATGCCTCTGCCAAACTCTGGGACATAAGAGAAGGAATGTGCCGACAAACTTTCACTGGGCATGAGTCGGACATCAATGCCATCTGT TTCTTTCCTAATGGCAATGCATTTGCAACGGGCTCCGACGACGCCACCTGCAGACTCTTTGACCTGCGTGCTGACCAGGAACTGATGGTTTACTCCCATGACAACATCATCTGTGGAATCACCTCTGTAGCTTTCTCCAAGAGCGGCCGCCTGCTGCTGGCCGGATATGATGACTTCAACTGCAACGTCTGGGACACCCTCAAAGCTGACCGTGCTG GTGTGCTGGCAGGGCACGATAACAGAGTTAGCTGCTTGGGTGTGACTGACGATGGTATGGCAGTGGCAACCGGGTCCTGGGACAGCTTCCTCAAGATCTGGAACTAA